The following proteins come from a genomic window of Crassostrea angulata isolate pt1a10 chromosome 1, ASM2561291v2, whole genome shotgun sequence:
- the LOC128190315 gene encoding catenin delta-2-like isoform X3 produces MPVGPYDQDSFYLNTPIHTPERTLGNESSSSLLKSVKAQEDQFKRITRELQTERRNHKQYKASPGIMTSFNTTEDSLPWRSPHSLANSRIEDDSFVSPKMNSHLLDSCMRELEDRGTFGTDNMDFDNYAHESSYGGHDPGMYSSDPYGQSYSPHLPNGGQYYQDERSPHGSRVSLHSGGSNRNLSRMDNKLMGQGSMGSLHRVEPSQPHDNYASYSSLSRPQYDDGPPQGSPHSPGTPTRDGPPRSRGSYDQSPPYSSNQHLTQDPHYPGYPTDDRYGDPQGHDPYGDHMGNDRHGDPHNDSHVSDSFYRDSPDRNNMYPRNGPHHDNYADYPPEDIHDPSYTDDRYRGHPDDSGNYRESPLPRDPGSYRESPLPRDHGNYRESPLPRDPGNYRESPLPRDPGNYQESPLPREQGYGDPPEDRFHNMSLNDPQGNYPPDDSYPGNPQNPGYDQRGPDDRYGDEPQTFGDYDDQPYRKHEGLPPVHSDPFADDPFQQQQMMMQRSRTPTSLHDQYDSNPDLRYMPQDDFDPYDGRHGDYAPMMAPNMESHPEFDQSNMSGYNDHPAGQYDDRYSNDGRGTPQRGPYDEDIPRSVAALVNNPPRDQYSDGRQTPSVHGEGNSWRPPDLQEVIDYLSHPNNQVKANAAAYLQHLCFTDQDIKVKTRGLDGIPPLVELLHSDYPEVQKNACGALKNLSYGRGPAGTDNKKAIANAGGITQLIRVLRKAREEEIKELVTGILWNLSSCEDLKPSIIAEGLPDIVSQVIVPYSNWNQRKMMTYEPWTTVYKNATGIIRNLSSANKDNEQKGYDTRNKLRESTHLVKCLIYTLKISRENNDRENKIVENCMCALRNLSFRIQEVTEQDFYKKRTVTLKQRQHPDKETTGCFGGGQKKKGTTAKKGKPDLNQNAEIQLPPGAQEFMGLWQNETVTLYLDILKESSNPVTVEAAVGAIQNLTACYWKFADDARALIRREKALPSLVDLLGQDRDDIVCHSALALRNLAIDDNNKALIGKYALKPIINTLPLEKQKENVPDKTICAAVALLQEVLKNSMDFAQIFVKENGIPRLKFVKFAQGKFLKKTKDHTQRLLETLWEFKSLHQEIVISGLSEQDVKAPPAASRPPDTGLATATNTPYSTMSRGMESHGYDDATLSPGRPMNKPYHASNGGYHGMVQGHSNPAMNVEEPYSYDDRRRGEEVPMRDMGYAPLEDDRRERKTPVGGVPLFPGLQPQQQAQPQSMSHGGEPLYAQVNKNKRRDDLGPGYQVNLSDPASPPGGADSWV; encoded by the exons GAGGGAGTTAGAAGATAGAGGCACATTTGG AACGGACAACATGGATTTTGACAATTACGCCCATGAGAGTTCATATGGGGGTCATGACCCTGGGATGTACAGCAGTGACCCCTATGGACAGAGTTACTCCCCTCACCTCCCTAACGGTGGTCAGTATTACCAGGACGAGCGGTCCCCTCATGGATCACGAGTCTCCCTCCACAGTGGCGGTAGTAACAGAAACCTGTCCAGAATG GATAACAAGCTGATGGGCCAGGGGTCGATGGGATCCCTACACAGAGTGGAGCCCTCCCAGCCCCATGACAACTACGCCTCCTACTCCTCGCTGTCTCGCCCCCAGTATGATGACGGTCCACCCCAGGGCTCACCACACAGCCCGGGCACCCCCACAAG GGATGGCCCTCCACGGAGCAGAGGCAGCTACGACCAGTCTCCCCCCTACAGCAGTAACCAGCACCTGACCCAGGACCCTCACTACCCAGGATACCCCACGGATGACCGCTACGGGGATCCCCAAGGTCACGACCCCTATGGCGATCACATGGGAAACGATCGCCATGGTGATCCCCACAATGACTCTCATGTCAGTGACTCCTTCTATAGAGATTCCCCTGACAGAAATAACATGTATCCAAGGAATGGGCCTCACCATGACAACTATGCAGACTACCCACCAGAAGACATTCATGACCCATCTTACACTGACGACAGATACAGAGGACATCCTGACGATTCAGGCAATTACAGGGAATCTCCTCTTCCTAGGGACCCTGGGAGTTACAGGGAATCCCCATTGCCAAGGGATCATGGGAATTACAGGGAATCTCCATTACCAAGGGATCCTGGAAATTACAGGGAATCTCCATTACCAAGGGATCCTGGAAATTACCAGGAATCTCCTCTCCCAAGAGAACAAGGATATGGAGATCCTCCAGAGGATAGGTTCCACAACATGTCCCTGAATGATCCCCAGGGGAACTATCCCCCGGACGACAGTTACCCTGGTAACCCACAGAACCCCGGCTATGACCAGCGTGGACCAGATGACAGGTATGGAGATGAGCCACAGACATTCGGTGATTACGACGATCAGCCGTACAGGAAACACGAGGGACTTCCTCCTGTTCACAGTGACCCATTCGCGGATGATCCATTCCAGCAGCAGCAGATGATGATGCAGAGAAGTCGCACTCCCACCTCTCTCCATGATCAATATG ATTCTAACCCTGATTTACGGTATATGCCCCAGGATGACTTTGACCCCTATGATGGTCGTCATGGTGACTATGCGCCAATGATGGCCCCAAATATGGAATCCCACCCTGAGTTTGATCAGTCAAATATGA GTGGATATAACGATCATCCAGCGGGGCAGTATGATGATCGCTACAGTAACGACGGGAGGGGGACGCCCCAGAGAGGGCCGTACGATGAGGATATCCCACGGTCAGTCGCGGCCCTGGTCAACAATCCGCCCAGAGATCAATACTCAGATGGGCGGCAGACACCCTCAGTTCACGGAGAAG GTAACAGCTGGCGACCCCCTGACCTACAGGAAGTGATTGATTACCTGAGCCACCCTAACAACCAGGTCAAGGCCAATGCTGCAGCGTACCTACAACATCTCTGTTTCACTGACCAAGATATCAAGGTCAAGACCAG GGGTCTAGATGGAATTCCTCCGCTGGTAGAACTCCTCCACAGTGACTACCCAGAGGTCCAGAAGAACGCATGTGGGGCGCTGAAGAATCTGTCGTATGGACGGGGACCAGCAGGGACCGATAACAAG AAAGCCATTGCTAATGCTGGAGGAATCACCCAGTTGATTCGAGTTTTACGTAAAGCTCGAGAGGAGGAGATCAAAGAACTTGTAACGGGGATCCTATGGAATCTCTCGTCTTGTGAG GATTTAAAACCCAGTATCATTGCTGAGGGCCTACCTGACATAGTGAGTCAAGTGATTGTACCGTATTCCAACTGGAACCAGAGGAAGATGATGACCTACGAACCCTGGACCACAGTGTACAAGAACGCAAcgggcatcatcag GAATTTAAGCTCTGCCAATAAAGACAATGAACAAAAGGGCTATGACACGAGGAACAAGTTAAGGGAGAGCACACACCTTGTGAAGTGTCTGATCTACACCCTCAAAATCTCCCGCGAAAACAATGACCGTGAAAATAAAATCGTGGAAAACTGCATGTGTGCTTTACGGAATCTCTCATTCAGAATTCAGGAAGTGACGGAACAAGACTTTTATAAGAAACGCACAGTGACCTTAAAACAGAGACAGCATCCAGATAAAG AGACTACTGGGTGCTTTGGTGGAGGTCAAAAGAAGAAAGGAACAACTGCCAAGAAAGGAAAACCTGACCTCAATCAGAA TGCTGAGATACAACTGCCTCCTGGGGCCCAGGAGTTTATGGGGCTCTGGCAGAATGAGACAGTGACACTGTACCTGGACATCTTGAAGGAGAGCTCTAATCCAGTCACAGTGGAGGCGGCAGTGGGGGCCATACAGAATCTTACTGCCTGTTACTGGAAG TTTGCTGATGATGCCAGAGCACTGATTCGCAGAGAGAAAGCTCTGCCCTCATTGGTGGATTTACTGGGCCAGGACCGGGACGATATCGTCTGTCATTCAGCCCTCGCTCTACGCAATCTGGCCATTGATGACAATAACAAGGCTTTGATAG GTAAATATGCTCTGAAGCCCATTATCAATACCTTACCTCTGGAGAAGCAGAAGGAGAACGTCCCAGACAAAACGATATGTGCTGCTGTAGCGCTGCTACAGGAAGTGCTGAAAAACAGCATGGACTTCGCTCA gatTTTTGTGAAAGAAAATGGCATTCCAAGATTGAAGTTTGTCAAATTTGCacaaggaaaatttttgaaaaaaaccaAGGATCATACTCAGAGA CTCCTGGAGACTCTTTGGGAATTCAAATCCCTTCATCAAGAAATTGTGATCAGTGGTTTGTCAGAGCAAGATGTCAAGGCCCCTCCAGCGGCCAGCAG ACCCCCTGACACCGGACTTGCCACGGCAACCAACACTCCATACAGTACCATGAGTCGCGGTATGGAGAGCCACGGATATGACGACGCCACGCTGTCTCCAGGTCGACCAATGAACAAGCCCTATCACGCCTCTAATGGGGGCTATCACggcatggttcaaggtcacagTAATCCAGCCATGAATGTGGagg AGCCCTATTCTTATGATGACAGGAGAAGG GGAGAAGAAGTTCCAATGCGAGACATGGGTTATGCCCCTTTGGAGGATGATCGACGGGAGAGGAAGACCCCTGTCGGAGGAGTCCCCCTCTTTCCAGGGCTGCAGCCT cAACAGCAAGCTCAGCCACAGTCCATGTCACACGGAGGGGAACCTTTGTATGCTCAAGTCAACAAAAACAAACGCAGGGACGACCTCGGGCCCGGGTACCAGGTGAATCTGAGTGATCCAGCCAGCCCGCCAGGGGGCGCTGACTCCTGGGTGTAG
- the LOC128190315 gene encoding catenin delta-1-like isoform X2, translated as MPVGPYDQDSFYLNTPIHTPERTLGNESSSSLLKSVKAQEDQFKRITRELQTERRNHKQYKASPGIMTSFNTTEDSLPWRSPHSLANSRIEDDSFVSPKMNSHLLDSCITDNMDFDNYAHESSYGGHDPGMYSSDPYGQSYSPHLPNGGQYYQDERSPHGSRVSLHSGGSNRNLSRMDNKLMGQGSMGSLHRVEPSQPHDNYASYSSLSRPQYDDGPPQGSPHSPGTPTRFNGYQDPPYGGGGRYSMASNDSIHRDDPYSGYDPRDGPPRSRGSYDQSPPYSSNQHLTQDPHYPGYPTDDRYGDPQGHDPYGDHMGNDRHGDPHNDSHVSDSFYRDSPDRNNMYPRNGPHHDNYADYPPEDIHDPSYTDDRYRGHPDDSGNYRESPLPRDPGSYRESPLPRDHGNYRESPLPRDPGNYRESPLPRDPGNYQESPLPREQGYGDPPEDRFHNMSLNDPQGNYPPDDSYPGNPQNPGYDQRGPDDRYGDEPQTFGDYDDQPYRKHEGLPPVHSDPFADDPFQQQQMMMQRSRTPTSLHDQYDSNPDLRYMPQDDFDPYDGRHGDYAPMMAPNMESHPEFDQSNMSGYNDHPAGQYDDRYSNDGRGTPQRGPYDEDIPRSVAALVNNPPRDQYSDGRQTPSVHGEGNSWRPPDLQEVIDYLSHPNNQVKANAAAYLQHLCFTDQDIKVKTRGLDGIPPLVELLHSDYPEVQKNACGALKNLSYGRGPAGTDNKKAIANAGGITQLIRVLRKAREEEIKELVTGILWNLSSCEDLKPSIIAEGLPDIVSQVIVPYSNWNQRKMMTYEPWTTVYKNATGIIRNLSSANKDNEQKGYDTRNKLRESTHLVKCLIYTLKISRENNDRENKIVENCMCALRNLSFRIQEVTEQDFYKKRTVTLKQRQHPDKETTGCFGGGQKKKGTTAKKGKPDLNQNAEIQLPPGAQEFMGLWQNETVTLYLDILKESSNPVTVEAAVGAIQNLTACYWKFADDARALIRREKALPSLVDLLGQDRDDIVCHSALALRNLAIDDNNKALIGKYALKPIINTLPLEKQKENVPDKTICAAVALLQEVLKNSMDFAQIFVKENGIPRLKFVKFAQGKFLKKTKDHTQRLLETLWEFKSLHQEIVISGLSEQDVKAPPAASRPPDTGLATATNTPYSTMSRGMESHGYDDATLSPGRPMNKPYHASNGGYHGMVQGHSNPAMNVEEPYSYDDRRRGEEVPMRDMGYAPLEDDRRERKTPVGGVPLFPGLQPQQQAQPQSMSHGGEPLYAQVNKNKRRDDLGPGYQVNLSDPASPPGGADSWV; from the exons AACGGACAACATGGATTTTGACAATTACGCCCATGAGAGTTCATATGGGGGTCATGACCCTGGGATGTACAGCAGTGACCCCTATGGACAGAGTTACTCCCCTCACCTCCCTAACGGTGGTCAGTATTACCAGGACGAGCGGTCCCCTCATGGATCACGAGTCTCCCTCCACAGTGGCGGTAGTAACAGAAACCTGTCCAGAATG GATAACAAGCTGATGGGCCAGGGGTCGATGGGATCCCTACACAGAGTGGAGCCCTCCCAGCCCCATGACAACTACGCCTCCTACTCCTCGCTGTCTCGCCCCCAGTATGATGACGGTCCACCCCAGGGCTCACCACACAGCCCGGGCACCCCCACAAGGTTTAATGGCTATCAGGATCCGCCATACGGTGGCGGGGGGCGCTACAGTATGGCGTCCAATGATAGCATACACAGAGATGATCCTTACAGTGGTTATGATCCTAG GGATGGCCCTCCACGGAGCAGAGGCAGCTACGACCAGTCTCCCCCCTACAGCAGTAACCAGCACCTGACCCAGGACCCTCACTACCCAGGATACCCCACGGATGACCGCTACGGGGATCCCCAAGGTCACGACCCCTATGGCGATCACATGGGAAACGATCGCCATGGTGATCCCCACAATGACTCTCATGTCAGTGACTCCTTCTATAGAGATTCCCCTGACAGAAATAACATGTATCCAAGGAATGGGCCTCACCATGACAACTATGCAGACTACCCACCAGAAGACATTCATGACCCATCTTACACTGACGACAGATACAGAGGACATCCTGACGATTCAGGCAATTACAGGGAATCTCCTCTTCCTAGGGACCCTGGGAGTTACAGGGAATCCCCATTGCCAAGGGATCATGGGAATTACAGGGAATCTCCATTACCAAGGGATCCTGGAAATTACAGGGAATCTCCATTACCAAGGGATCCTGGAAATTACCAGGAATCTCCTCTCCCAAGAGAACAAGGATATGGAGATCCTCCAGAGGATAGGTTCCACAACATGTCCCTGAATGATCCCCAGGGGAACTATCCCCCGGACGACAGTTACCCTGGTAACCCACAGAACCCCGGCTATGACCAGCGTGGACCAGATGACAGGTATGGAGATGAGCCACAGACATTCGGTGATTACGACGATCAGCCGTACAGGAAACACGAGGGACTTCCTCCTGTTCACAGTGACCCATTCGCGGATGATCCATTCCAGCAGCAGCAGATGATGATGCAGAGAAGTCGCACTCCCACCTCTCTCCATGATCAATATG ATTCTAACCCTGATTTACGGTATATGCCCCAGGATGACTTTGACCCCTATGATGGTCGTCATGGTGACTATGCGCCAATGATGGCCCCAAATATGGAATCCCACCCTGAGTTTGATCAGTCAAATATGA GTGGATATAACGATCATCCAGCGGGGCAGTATGATGATCGCTACAGTAACGACGGGAGGGGGACGCCCCAGAGAGGGCCGTACGATGAGGATATCCCACGGTCAGTCGCGGCCCTGGTCAACAATCCGCCCAGAGATCAATACTCAGATGGGCGGCAGACACCCTCAGTTCACGGAGAAG GTAACAGCTGGCGACCCCCTGACCTACAGGAAGTGATTGATTACCTGAGCCACCCTAACAACCAGGTCAAGGCCAATGCTGCAGCGTACCTACAACATCTCTGTTTCACTGACCAAGATATCAAGGTCAAGACCAG GGGTCTAGATGGAATTCCTCCGCTGGTAGAACTCCTCCACAGTGACTACCCAGAGGTCCAGAAGAACGCATGTGGGGCGCTGAAGAATCTGTCGTATGGACGGGGACCAGCAGGGACCGATAACAAG AAAGCCATTGCTAATGCTGGAGGAATCACCCAGTTGATTCGAGTTTTACGTAAAGCTCGAGAGGAGGAGATCAAAGAACTTGTAACGGGGATCCTATGGAATCTCTCGTCTTGTGAG GATTTAAAACCCAGTATCATTGCTGAGGGCCTACCTGACATAGTGAGTCAAGTGATTGTACCGTATTCCAACTGGAACCAGAGGAAGATGATGACCTACGAACCCTGGACCACAGTGTACAAGAACGCAAcgggcatcatcag GAATTTAAGCTCTGCCAATAAAGACAATGAACAAAAGGGCTATGACACGAGGAACAAGTTAAGGGAGAGCACACACCTTGTGAAGTGTCTGATCTACACCCTCAAAATCTCCCGCGAAAACAATGACCGTGAAAATAAAATCGTGGAAAACTGCATGTGTGCTTTACGGAATCTCTCATTCAGAATTCAGGAAGTGACGGAACAAGACTTTTATAAGAAACGCACAGTGACCTTAAAACAGAGACAGCATCCAGATAAAG AGACTACTGGGTGCTTTGGTGGAGGTCAAAAGAAGAAAGGAACAACTGCCAAGAAAGGAAAACCTGACCTCAATCAGAA TGCTGAGATACAACTGCCTCCTGGGGCCCAGGAGTTTATGGGGCTCTGGCAGAATGAGACAGTGACACTGTACCTGGACATCTTGAAGGAGAGCTCTAATCCAGTCACAGTGGAGGCGGCAGTGGGGGCCATACAGAATCTTACTGCCTGTTACTGGAAG TTTGCTGATGATGCCAGAGCACTGATTCGCAGAGAGAAAGCTCTGCCCTCATTGGTGGATTTACTGGGCCAGGACCGGGACGATATCGTCTGTCATTCAGCCCTCGCTCTACGCAATCTGGCCATTGATGACAATAACAAGGCTTTGATAG GTAAATATGCTCTGAAGCCCATTATCAATACCTTACCTCTGGAGAAGCAGAAGGAGAACGTCCCAGACAAAACGATATGTGCTGCTGTAGCGCTGCTACAGGAAGTGCTGAAAAACAGCATGGACTTCGCTCA gatTTTTGTGAAAGAAAATGGCATTCCAAGATTGAAGTTTGTCAAATTTGCacaaggaaaatttttgaaaaaaaccaAGGATCATACTCAGAGA CTCCTGGAGACTCTTTGGGAATTCAAATCCCTTCATCAAGAAATTGTGATCAGTGGTTTGTCAGAGCAAGATGTCAAGGCCCCTCCAGCGGCCAGCAG ACCCCCTGACACCGGACTTGCCACGGCAACCAACACTCCATACAGTACCATGAGTCGCGGTATGGAGAGCCACGGATATGACGACGCCACGCTGTCTCCAGGTCGACCAATGAACAAGCCCTATCACGCCTCTAATGGGGGCTATCACggcatggttcaaggtcacagTAATCCAGCCATGAATGTGGagg AGCCCTATTCTTATGATGACAGGAGAAGG GGAGAAGAAGTTCCAATGCGAGACATGGGTTATGCCCCTTTGGAGGATGATCGACGGGAGAGGAAGACCCCTGTCGGAGGAGTCCCCCTCTTTCCAGGGCTGCAGCCT cAACAGCAAGCTCAGCCACAGTCCATGTCACACGGAGGGGAACCTTTGTATGCTCAAGTCAACAAAAACAAACGCAGGGACGACCTCGGGCCCGGGTACCAGGTGAATCTGAGTGATCCAGCCAGCCCGCCAGGGGGCGCTGACTCCTGGGTGTAG
- the LOC128190315 gene encoding catenin delta-1-like isoform X6 codes for MDFDNYAHESSYGGHDPGMYSSDPYGQSYSPHLPNGGQYYQDERSPHGSRVSLHSGGSNRNLSRMDNKLMGQGSMGSLHRVEPSQPHDNYASYSSLSRPQYDDGPPQGSPHSPGTPTRFNGYQDPPYGGGGRYSMASNDSIHRDDPYSGYDPRDGPPRSRGSYDQSPPYSSNQHLTQDPHYPGYPTDDRYGDPQGHDPYGDHMGNDRHGDPHNDSHVSDSFYRDSPDRNNMYPRNGPHHDNYADYPPEDIHDPSYTDDRYRGHPDDSGNYRESPLPRDPGSYRESPLPRDHGNYRESPLPRDPGNYRESPLPRDPGNYQESPLPREQGYGDPPEDRFHNMSLNDPQGNYPPDDSYPGNPQNPGYDQRGPDDRYGDEPQTFGDYDDQPYRKHEGLPPVHSDPFADDPFQQQQMMMQRSRTPTSLHDQYDSNPDLRYMPQDDFDPYDGRHGDYAPMMAPNMESHPEFDQSNMSGYNDHPAGQYDDRYSNDGRGTPQRGPYDEDIPRSVAALVNNPPRDQYSDGRQTPSVHGEGNSWRPPDLQEVIDYLSHPNNQVKANAAAYLQHLCFTDQDIKVKTRGLDGIPPLVELLHSDYPEVQKNACGALKNLSYGRGPAGTDNKKAIANAGGITQLIRVLRKAREEEIKELVTGILWNLSSCEDLKPSIIAEGLPDIVSQVIVPYSNWNQRKMMTYEPWTTVYKNATGIIRNLSSANKDNEQKGYDTRNKLRESTHLVKCLIYTLKISRENNDRENKIVENCMCALRNLSFRIQEVTEQDFYKKRTVTLKQRQHPDKETTGCFGGGQKKKGTTAKKGKPDLNQNAEIQLPPGAQEFMGLWQNETVTLYLDILKESSNPVTVEAAVGAIQNLTACYWKFADDARALIRREKALPSLVDLLGQDRDDIVCHSALALRNLAIDDNNKALIGKYALKPIINTLPLEKQKENVPDKTICAAVALLQEVLKNSMDFAQIFVKENGIPRLKFVKFAQGKFLKKTKDHTQRLLETLWEFKSLHQEIVISGLSEQDVKAPPAASRPPDTGLATATNTPYSTMSRGMESHGYDDATLSPGRPMNKPYHASNGGYHGMVQGHSNPAMNVEEPYSYDDRRRGEEVPMRDMGYAPLEDDRRERKTPVGGVPLFPGLQPQQQAQPQSMSHGGEPLYAQVNKNKRRDDLGPGYQVNLSDPASPPGGADSWV; via the exons ATGGATTTTGACAATTACGCCCATGAGAGTTCATATGGGGGTCATGACCCTGGGATGTACAGCAGTGACCCCTATGGACAGAGTTACTCCCCTCACCTCCCTAACGGTGGTCAGTATTACCAGGACGAGCGGTCCCCTCATGGATCACGAGTCTCCCTCCACAGTGGCGGTAGTAACAGAAACCTGTCCAGAATG GATAACAAGCTGATGGGCCAGGGGTCGATGGGATCCCTACACAGAGTGGAGCCCTCCCAGCCCCATGACAACTACGCCTCCTACTCCTCGCTGTCTCGCCCCCAGTATGATGACGGTCCACCCCAGGGCTCACCACACAGCCCGGGCACCCCCACAAGGTTTAATGGCTATCAGGATCCGCCATACGGTGGCGGGGGGCGCTACAGTATGGCGTCCAATGATAGCATACACAGAGATGATCCTTACAGTGGTTATGATCCTAG GGATGGCCCTCCACGGAGCAGAGGCAGCTACGACCAGTCTCCCCCCTACAGCAGTAACCAGCACCTGACCCAGGACCCTCACTACCCAGGATACCCCACGGATGACCGCTACGGGGATCCCCAAGGTCACGACCCCTATGGCGATCACATGGGAAACGATCGCCATGGTGATCCCCACAATGACTCTCATGTCAGTGACTCCTTCTATAGAGATTCCCCTGACAGAAATAACATGTATCCAAGGAATGGGCCTCACCATGACAACTATGCAGACTACCCACCAGAAGACATTCATGACCCATCTTACACTGACGACAGATACAGAGGACATCCTGACGATTCAGGCAATTACAGGGAATCTCCTCTTCCTAGGGACCCTGGGAGTTACAGGGAATCCCCATTGCCAAGGGATCATGGGAATTACAGGGAATCTCCATTACCAAGGGATCCTGGAAATTACAGGGAATCTCCATTACCAAGGGATCCTGGAAATTACCAGGAATCTCCTCTCCCAAGAGAACAAGGATATGGAGATCCTCCAGAGGATAGGTTCCACAACATGTCCCTGAATGATCCCCAGGGGAACTATCCCCCGGACGACAGTTACCCTGGTAACCCACAGAACCCCGGCTATGACCAGCGTGGACCAGATGACAGGTATGGAGATGAGCCACAGACATTCGGTGATTACGACGATCAGCCGTACAGGAAACACGAGGGACTTCCTCCTGTTCACAGTGACCCATTCGCGGATGATCCATTCCAGCAGCAGCAGATGATGATGCAGAGAAGTCGCACTCCCACCTCTCTCCATGATCAATATG ATTCTAACCCTGATTTACGGTATATGCCCCAGGATGACTTTGACCCCTATGATGGTCGTCATGGTGACTATGCGCCAATGATGGCCCCAAATATGGAATCCCACCCTGAGTTTGATCAGTCAAATATGA GTGGATATAACGATCATCCAGCGGGGCAGTATGATGATCGCTACAGTAACGACGGGAGGGGGACGCCCCAGAGAGGGCCGTACGATGAGGATATCCCACGGTCAGTCGCGGCCCTGGTCAACAATCCGCCCAGAGATCAATACTCAGATGGGCGGCAGACACCCTCAGTTCACGGAGAAG GTAACAGCTGGCGACCCCCTGACCTACAGGAAGTGATTGATTACCTGAGCCACCCTAACAACCAGGTCAAGGCCAATGCTGCAGCGTACCTACAACATCTCTGTTTCACTGACCAAGATATCAAGGTCAAGACCAG GGGTCTAGATGGAATTCCTCCGCTGGTAGAACTCCTCCACAGTGACTACCCAGAGGTCCAGAAGAACGCATGTGGGGCGCTGAAGAATCTGTCGTATGGACGGGGACCAGCAGGGACCGATAACAAG AAAGCCATTGCTAATGCTGGAGGAATCACCCAGTTGATTCGAGTTTTACGTAAAGCTCGAGAGGAGGAGATCAAAGAACTTGTAACGGGGATCCTATGGAATCTCTCGTCTTGTGAG GATTTAAAACCCAGTATCATTGCTGAGGGCCTACCTGACATAGTGAGTCAAGTGATTGTACCGTATTCCAACTGGAACCAGAGGAAGATGATGACCTACGAACCCTGGACCACAGTGTACAAGAACGCAAcgggcatcatcag GAATTTAAGCTCTGCCAATAAAGACAATGAACAAAAGGGCTATGACACGAGGAACAAGTTAAGGGAGAGCACACACCTTGTGAAGTGTCTGATCTACACCCTCAAAATCTCCCGCGAAAACAATGACCGTGAAAATAAAATCGTGGAAAACTGCATGTGTGCTTTACGGAATCTCTCATTCAGAATTCAGGAAGTGACGGAACAAGACTTTTATAAGAAACGCACAGTGACCTTAAAACAGAGACAGCATCCAGATAAAG AGACTACTGGGTGCTTTGGTGGAGGTCAAAAGAAGAAAGGAACAACTGCCAAGAAAGGAAAACCTGACCTCAATCAGAA TGCTGAGATACAACTGCCTCCTGGGGCCCAGGAGTTTATGGGGCTCTGGCAGAATGAGACAGTGACACTGTACCTGGACATCTTGAAGGAGAGCTCTAATCCAGTCACAGTGGAGGCGGCAGTGGGGGCCATACAGAATCTTACTGCCTGTTACTGGAAG TTTGCTGATGATGCCAGAGCACTGATTCGCAGAGAGAAAGCTCTGCCCTCATTGGTGGATTTACTGGGCCAGGACCGGGACGATATCGTCTGTCATTCAGCCCTCGCTCTACGCAATCTGGCCATTGATGACAATAACAAGGCTTTGATAG GTAAATATGCTCTGAAGCCCATTATCAATACCTTACCTCTGGAGAAGCAGAAGGAGAACGTCCCAGACAAAACGATATGTGCTGCTGTAGCGCTGCTACAGGAAGTGCTGAAAAACAGCATGGACTTCGCTCA gatTTTTGTGAAAGAAAATGGCATTCCAAGATTGAAGTTTGTCAAATTTGCacaaggaaaatttttgaaaaaaaccaAGGATCATACTCAGAGA CTCCTGGAGACTCTTTGGGAATTCAAATCCCTTCATCAAGAAATTGTGATCAGTGGTTTGTCAGAGCAAGATGTCAAGGCCCCTCCAGCGGCCAGCAG ACCCCCTGACACCGGACTTGCCACGGCAACCAACACTCCATACAGTACCATGAGTCGCGGTATGGAGAGCCACGGATATGACGACGCCACGCTGTCTCCAGGTCGACCAATGAACAAGCCCTATCACGCCTCTAATGGGGGCTATCACggcatggttcaaggtcacagTAATCCAGCCATGAATGTGGagg AGCCCTATTCTTATGATGACAGGAGAAGG GGAGAAGAAGTTCCAATGCGAGACATGGGTTATGCCCCTTTGGAGGATGATCGACGGGAGAGGAAGACCCCTGTCGGAGGAGTCCCCCTCTTTCCAGGGCTGCAGCCT cAACAGCAAGCTCAGCCACAGTCCATGTCACACGGAGGGGAACCTTTGTATGCTCAAGTCAACAAAAACAAACGCAGGGACGACCTCGGGCCCGGGTACCAGGTGAATCTGAGTGATCCAGCCAGCCCGCCAGGGGGCGCTGACTCCTGGGTGTAG